The Psilocybe cubensis strain MGC-MH-2018 chromosome 7, whole genome shotgun sequence genome has a window encoding:
- a CDS encoding FAD-binding monooxygenase moxY: MANDSIPLSSTPTPLSAHHRHDKPIHYERPVKVICIGAGASGLLLAYKLQRSFENFDLVLYEKNDGVSGTWYENRYPGCACDIAAHVYTWSFEPNPSWSSVYAGAEEVYHYFRHFSEKYDLGKYIELRHKVTKAVWDAKKGRWTVEITNLADGSIIRDTCDILVNAGGVLNAWKWPEISGIETYKGKLVHTANWDASIDLRGKHVGVIGNGSSGIQVLPAISSQASKITAFLRGPAWVFPAQSIDQRVYSDEERRVFETDPNALLQYRKEMESTLNSFFTMFIADSDVQKATFEATVGMMKEKVPDENLQKLIIPSWSVGCRRITPGINYLETLTSEKVDLVFGTIKEITEKGCIGQDGQEHPVDVLICATGFDTSYVPRFPIIGSNGIDLREAWSKESKSYLGMAAHGFPNYLMFVGPNSPVGNGPVLVAIEAQADYICKLIDRWQTENIHSFAPKLEAVEDFVDYKDEFMKSTVWHQECRSWYKADSATGKVTALWPGSSMHFQEAIAEPRYDDWDIKYTGNRFAFLGNGYSRTETDTTADWSYYIKNEDDSPYLSRGKRRKVYSKSGTVNREAAAEALML, encoded by the exons ATGGCCAACGACAGcattcctctttcttctacACCAACTCCTCTCAGCGCACACCACAGACACGACAAACCGATACACTATGAACGTCCTGTCAAAGTGATATGTATCGGAGCAGGCGCATCCGGGCTTCTACTCGCATACAAGCTGCAGCGCTCCTTTGAGAATTTTGATTTGGTTTTGTACGAGAAGAACGACGGGGTCTCCGGCACTTGGTACGAGAATAGATATCCAGG GTGTGCATGCGATATTGCAGCCCACGTCTATACTTGGAGCTTTGAACCCAACCCCAGCTGGTCGTCAGTATATGCTGGTGCAGAAGAGGTCTACCATTACTTCCGTCATTTTTCTGAGAAGTACGACCTTGGGAAATATATAGAACTGAGGCACAAAGTCACCAAAGCCGTATGGGACGCGAAGAAAGGAAGGTGGACTGTTGAAATCACCAATTTGGCTGACGGCAGCATTATCCGCGACACCTGCGACATTCTTGTAAATGCGGGCGGAGTTCTCAATGCATGGAAGTGGCCCGAAATATCTGGTATCGAAACATACAAAGGCAAACTTGTGCACACCGCCAATTGGGACGCTTCGATCGACCTTCGTGGAAAACACGTTGGCGTGATTGGGAATGG ATCTTCCGGAATTCAAGTCCTTCCAGCTATTAGCTCTCAGGCGAGCAAGATTACTGCGTTTTTGCGTGGTCCTGCTTGGGTCTTTCCAGCTCAGAGCATAGACCAACGCGTTTACTCCGATGAAGAACGCCGCGTTTTTGAGACCGACCCAAATGCCCTATTACAATACCGCAAGGAGATGGAATCCACTTTGAATTCGTTCTTCACCATGTTCATCGCAGATTCTGACGTCCAGAAGGCCACATTTGAAGCCACTGTTGGAATGATGAAGGAAAAGGTCCCTGACGAGAATCTACAAAAATTGATCATTCCCAGTTGGTCTGTTGGATGTCGCAGAATAACTCCGGGCATCAACTATCTCGAGACCCTCACATCAGAGAAGGTAGACCTTGTTTTCGGGACCATCAAAGAGATAACCGAAAAGGGATGCATCGGCCAGGATGGTCAAGAGCATCCTGTTGACGTGTTGATTTGCGCGACGGGTTTCGACACCTCCTATGTCCCTCGGTTTCCTATTATTGGCTCAAACGGAATCGACCTTCGCGAAGCTTGGTCGAAAGAGTCCAAATCGTACCTCGGAATGGCCGCACATGGATTCCCGAACTATCTCATGTTTGTGGGTCCCAACAGTCCTGTCGGAAATGGTCCAGTTCTAGTTGCGATAG AGGCACAGGCAGATTACATTTGCAAGTTAATTGACCGATGGCAAACGGAGAACATCCACAGCTTCGCTCCAAAGCTCGAGGCTGTGGAAGACTTCGTCGATTATAAGGACGAGTTCATGAAGAGCACGGTCTGGCATCAAGAATGTAGGTCCTGGTATAAGGCCGACAGCGCTACTGGCAAAGTCACTGCACTGTGGCCAGGAAGCAGCATGCACTTCCAAGAAGCTATCGCCGAACCAAGATACGACGATTGGGACATCAAGTACACAGGAAACCGGTTCGCCTTTTTGGGAAATGGGTATTCTCGCACAGAGACGGACACTACAGCCGACTGGTCTTACTACATCAAGAATGAAGACGACAGCCCTTACCTGAGTCGAGGAAAGCGCAGAAAGGTATACTCGAAGTCGGGCACAGTAAATCGTGAAGCAGCTGCTGAGGCACTGATGCTCTGA
- a CDS encoding Copper-transporting ATPase HMA5, giving the protein MSSFLNNILARSPLSASFPQSDSPSPSSKPLMDDEYAKKLTSAMPESEKCELRVEGMTCGACVEAIEGMLRDQKGIHSVKVALLAERAVIEYDPLHWTVVKLVNEISDIGFDATLIPPARADTVQLKIYGMTCAACTNSIETGLSALPGITGVAVSLATETCVVNFDRAIITPREMVGHIEDMGFDAILSDQQDATQLQSLTRMKEVLEWRSRFIWSLAFAVPVFFLHMIGPRIPGVRDVLAYRLFSAIYLGDVLAFIITTPSQFWIGARFYRNAYKSLKHGSATMDVLIVLGTSAAYFYSVFSMLAAMFNTTPDYRPHLFFETSTMLFMFVSLGRYLENKAKGRTSAALTDLMSLAPSMATIYTDAPACTQEKRIPTELVEVGDTVKLVPGDKIPADGNVIRGSSSVDESAITGEALPVTKLVGDSVIGGTVNGLGTFDMVVTRAGKDTALSQIVRLVEEAQTSKAPIQAFADKVAGHFVPTVISLSALTLLAWLLLSYFVDDDHLPKMFHMHGTSKLAVCLQMCISVIVVACPCALGLATPTAIMVGTGIGAKNGILIKGGRALEASKSIKHVLVDKTGTVTVGKLTVVGMHWVPAPGLISNTELYAGDTDLEGFCADGVTSRKQIIAMVSATEARSEHPLAKAIATYGKELLGTSGPQADVQGFESVTGQGVRAKITCQGKSATLLVGSAAFVTMSGEGSLLDANRDYAHQYIPSSLLAYEEQETSVGRTIIFVSLVPNSGKAVHPQPLLAVSLADAPKPSSRHAIMALEKMGIEVGMLTGDGKSTAIAIAKQVGIRPENVTAGMSPKGKASIVTEMMERYGGGIAMVGDGINDSPALVAATVGIALSSGTSVAIEAADIVLMRSDLLDVVAALHLSRKIFSVIRRNLIWACIYNVLGIPLAMGFFLPFGLYMHPMLAGAAMAFSSVSVVCSSLTLKWWTRPMDSVMPEERLARFGSRGGVALAATPTAGLATADSGAGWTGMFMDSAASVLDTARVRAFGNLFSAGVRQPEAYGYSQLPVEMEQTRNQGQTGLDRSPV; this is encoded by the exons ATGTCCTCCTTCCTAAACAACATATTGGCTCGATCCCCGCTTTCTGCTTCCTTCCCTCAGTCCGATTCCCCATCTCCTTCCTCCAAACCTCTCATGGATGACGAATACGCCAAGAAGCTGACATCCGCGATGCCTGAATCAGAAAAGTGCGAGTTGAGGGTCGAGGGGATGACATGTGGGGCGTGTGTTGAG GCAATCGAAGGCATGCTTAGGGACCAGAAGGGCATCCATTCAGTCAAAGTGGCTCTTCTTGCAGAGCGGGCGGTTATTGAGTACGATCCTCTGCACTGGACAGTAGTGAAACTCGTAAAT GAAATTTCTGATATTGGGTTCGATGCTACATTAATACCACCCGCACGAGCCGACACTGTCCAACTCAAAATATATGGGATGACCTGTGCAGCGTGTACCAATTCTATCGAAACAGGCCTTTCCGCTTTACCAGGTATCACGGGTGTTGCTGTTTCCCTTGCCACGGAAACCTGCGTCGTCAATTTTGATCGTGCAATTATCACACCTCGAGAAATGGTTGGGCATATTGAGGACATGGGCTTCGATGCCATTCTCTCAGACCAACAGGATGCCACTCAACTTCAGTCTTTGACTAGGATGAAAGAAGTTTTAGAATGGCGTTCACGTTTCATATGGAGCTTAGCTTTCGCCGTTCCCGTCTTCTTCCTACATATGATCGGTCCTAGGATCCCTGGTGTTAGGGATGTTCTTGCATATCGCCTTTTCAGTGCCATCTATTTGGGGGATGTTCTGGCATTCATTATCACCACACCCTCCCAATTTTGGATTGGTGCCAGATTTTACAGGAATGCATATAAATCCCTCAAGCACGGGTCAGCTACTATGGACGTGCTAATTGTTCTAGGAACATCAGCTGCGTATTTCTATTCTGTTTTCTCCATGCTCGCGGCCATGTTCAACACAACACCTGACTATCGCCCACATCTTTTCTTCGAAACAAGTACTATGCTCTTTATGTTCGTTTCTCTGGGCCGGTACCTGGAAAACAAAGCCAAGGGCAGGACAAGTGCGGCTCTTACGGATTTGATGTCCCTTGCTCCATCTATGGCCACCATTTATACCGACGCCCCGGCTTGCACACAGGAAAAGAGAATCCCAACGGAACTTGTCGAAGTCGGCGATACCGTCAAGCTAGTACCCGGAGACAAAATACCAGCGGACGGCAATGTTATTCGTGGGTCATCCAGTGTTGACGAAAGTGCGATCACTGGTGAAGCTCTTCCTGTCACCAAACTTGTTGGAGATTCAGTAATCGGAGGTACCGTCAATGGTTTGGGCACTTTCGATATGGTTGTCACCCGTGCAGGCAAGGACACTGCTCTATCACAAATTGTCCGCCTGGTCGAGGAAGCACAAACATCAAAGGCACCTATACAAGCTTTTGCAGACAAAGTTGCAGGCCATTTCGTTCCTACAGTTATTAGCCTCTCAGCTCTAACGCTACTTGCATGGTTACTCCTTAGCTACTTTGTCGATGATGATCATCTGCCGAAGATGTTCCACATGCACGGTACCAGTAAACTGGCGGTATGCTTGCAGATGTGCATCAGTGTAATTGTCGTTGCGTGCCCATGTGCGCTTGGTTTAGCTACGCCTACTGCTATTATGGTTGGTACCGGTATAGGCGCGAAGAACGGGATTCTCATCAAAGGCGGTCGAGCACTCGAGGCAAGTAAAAGCATTAAACACGTCTTGGTCGACAAGACAGGCACTGTGACAGTTGGCAAACTCACTGTCGTGGGTATGCACTGGGTACCCGCTCCGGGTTTGATCTCGAACACGGAGTTGTATGCTGGAGACACTGACCTGGAAGGATTCTGTGCTGATGGAGTCACGAGTCGCAAACAAATCATTGCTATGGTCAGTGCCACTGAAGCTAGGTCCGAGCACCCACTCGCGAAGGCTATTGCTACCTATGGCAAAGAGCTTCTCGGTACATCGGGTCCTCAAGCTGATGTACAAGGTTTCGAGAGTGTCACTGGCCAAGGCGTACGGGCTAAAATCACTTGTCAGGGCAAGAGCGCTACACTGTTAGTTGGCAGTGCGGCGTTTGTGACTATGAGTGGCGAAGGAAGCCTTCTTGACGCAAACAGAGATTATGCGCACCAATATATCCCGTCGTCACTTCTAGCCTATGAAGAACAGGAAACTTCTGTGGGACGCACAATCATCTTTGTGTCCTTGGTCCCAAACTCTGGCAAGGCCGTTCACCCACAGCCATTACTTGCGGTATCGCTGGCGGACGCACCAAAGCCCTCAAGCCGGCATGCAATCATGGCTCTCGAGAAAATGGGCATTGAAGTGGGTATGTTGACTGGTGACGGAAAATCCACCGCTATTGCTATCGCCAAGCAAGTGGGCATTCGTCCGGAAAATGTAACTGCTGGCATGAGTCCAAAAGGGAAGGCGTCGATTGTGACGGAGATGATGGAAAGATACGGGGGTGGTATTGCGATG GTCGGAGATGGAATCAACGATTCCCCTGCCCTTGTTGCTGCTACCGTTGGCATTGCACTTTCTTCTGGGACATCTGTAGCCATCGAAGCCGCCGACATTGTACTTATGCGCTCTGATCTTCTCGACGTTGTAGCTGCCCTCCACCTGTCTCGCAAAATCTTTTCCGTCATCCGACGGAACCTCATTTGGGCATGCATATATAATGTACTCGGCATTCCTCTGGCAATGGGCTTCTTCCTGCCTTTCGGATTATACATGCACCCGATGTTAGCAGGCGCTGCGATGGCATTTTCATCTGTAAGCGTTGTATGTTCATCCCTTACACTCAAGTGGTGGACCCGCCCCATGGACAGTGTTATGCCGGAGGAAAGGCTTGCAAGGTTCGGCTCTCGCGGAGGCGTTGCACTCGCTGCTACGCCCACTGCAGGCCTTGCCACAGCAGATAGTGGCGCCGGGTGGACGGGCATGTTCATGGATAGCGCAGCAAGCGTTCTGGATACGGCTAGGGTGAGGGCGTTCGGAAACCTGTTCAGCGCCGGTGTGAGGCAACCTGAGGCATATGGATATAGCCAGCTACCTGTGGAAATGGAGCAGACGCGCAACCAGGGTCAGACTGGACTCGACAGAAGTCCGGTTTAA
- a CDS encoding Putative sterigmatocystin biosynthesis monooxygenase stcW yields the protein MANDGTPALPQGSASDTQYRYSQPIHHERRLKVICIGAGASGLLLAYKLQRSFRNFELVIYEKNDDISGTWHENKYPGCACDVAAHIYTWSFEPNPHWSSVYSGSEEIQRYFQNFSKKYELEKYIKLKHQVSKATWDDKKGGWDVEIANLSNGNVIQDSCDILVNAAGVLNAWKWPDIPGLHKYKGELLHTARWDTTVDLNGKHVGLIGNGSSAIQVLPAISSQASKITTFIRGPTWVFPSQSIEQRAYSQEELTTFETNPDAHIEYRKELESSLNALFPMFIADSDVQKATFSATVATMKEKLQNDALEKIVIPSWAVGCRRMTPGINYLETLVSKKVDVVHGNITEITEKGCVGENGQEHAIDVLICATGFDTSYVPRFPIIGTQGDLREAWAKESKSYLGLAASGFPNYFMFIGPNSPIGNGPVLISIEAQADYICKLMDRWQTENIHSFSPKLEAVEDFIEHKDNFMKDTVWQQECRSWYKANSVTGKVTALWPGSTMHYLEAIAEPRYDDWDVKYNGNRFAFLGNGYSRTEVDTTADWAYYIRNHDDSPHLSRSKRRELYSKSGTIERAVERGAILL from the exons ATGGCAAACGACGGTACTCCCGCTCTTCCACAAGGCTCTGCATCCGACACACAGTACCGATACAGCCAACCGATTCATCATGAACGTCGCCTCAAAGTAATATGCATCGGCGCAGGCGCTTCTGGACTCCTATTGGCGTACAAGTTGCAGCGTTCCTTCCGAAACTTTGAACTTGTGATTTACGAGAAGAATGACGATATCTCTGGAACATGGCACGAAAACAAATATCCTGG GTGTGCTTGTGACGTTGCAGCCCATATTTATACATGGAGTTTTGAACCCAATCCACATTGGTCTTCGGTATATTCCGGATCCGAAGAAATTCAGCGCTATTTTCAAAACTTTTCCAAGAAGTACGAACTCGAAAAATACATCAAACTGAAGCATCAAGTCTCAAAGGCGACATGGGATGACAAGAAAGGTGGCTGGGATGTAGAAATCGCCAATTTATCAAATGGAAATGTGATCCAAGATTCCTGTGACATTCTTGTCAATGCAGCCGGAGTTTTGAATGCCTGGAAATGGCCCGACATACCGGGACTCCACAAGTACAAAGGCGAACTGCTTCATACCGCCCGATGGGATACTACGGTAGACCTTAACGGAAAGCACGTTGGGTTAATTGGTAATGG ATCCTCTGCAATCCAAGTCCTTCCAGCTATTAGCTCACAGGCGAGCAAAATAACGACTTTCATACGCGGACCTACATGGGTTTTTCCATCTCAAAGTATAGAACAACGTGCTTATTCCCAAGAAGAGCTTACCACCTTTGAGACCAACCCTGACGCTCACATAGAGTATCGAAAAGAGCTGGAATCTTCTTTAAATGCCCTATTTCCCATGTTCATTGCCGATTCCGATGTCCAAAAGGCGACATTCTCCGCGACCGTGGCGACTATGAAGGAGAAACTCCAGAATGACGCATTGGAGAAAATAGTCATTCCTAGCTGGGCAGTAGGCTGTCGTCGAATGACCCCAGGCATCAACTACCTGGAGACTCTTGTTTCCAAGAAGGTGGATGTAGTGCACGGTAACATCACGGAGATCACAGAAAAAGGATGTGTCGGCGAAAACGGTCAAGAGCATGCAATTGATGTCTTAATTTGCGCAACAGGCTTTGACACTTCATATGTGCCTCGGTTTCCTATTATTGGTACTCAAGGGGATCTTCGTGAGGCATGGGCAAAAGAGTCTAAATCGTACCTTGGACTCGCTGCCAGTGGATTCCCTAATTATTTCATGTTCATTGGTCCAAACAGTCCCATTGGAAACGGTCCGGTTCTGATTTCGATAG AAGCGCAAGCAGATTACATCTGCAAATTAATGGACCGATGGCAGACCGAAAATATCCACAGTTTTTCCCCCAAACTCGAGGCTGTGGAAGACTTCATCGAACACAAGGATAACTTCATGAAAGACACGGTCTGGCAACAAGAATGTCGCTCGTGGTATAAGGCTAACAGCGTCACAGGGAAAGTGACTGCTCTGTGGCCAGGAAGCACTATGCATTACCTCGAAGCTATCGCCGAGCCGCGATACGACGATTGGGATGTCAAGTACAACGGAAATCGTTTCGCTTTTCTAGGCAATGGCTACTCACGCACCGAGGTTGACACCACTGCGGATTGGGCTTATTACATTAGGAACCACGATGATAGCCCTCACCTGAGCCGAAGCAAACGTAGGGAGTTATATTCTAAATCAGGGACTATCGAACGTGCTGTTGAACGTGGTGCTATTTTGCTTTAA
- a CDS encoding Ubiquinone biosynthesis O-methyltransferase, translated as MTSILRRTRNASKWTSSLRFNHHSQGVRTIHSASASTTGTNSVNTDEIAHFSKLSSEWWDEKGEFNFLHKMNPVRIQFIREKMLEVAQAENPDLDSGDMLTGLDVLDVGCGGGLLSESLARLGAKTTGIDASESNIAIASLHAAADPKLSPEGTTPNLSYLHTSAENLLPNPKRYDVVCSMEVLEHVDNPATFLATCAELLKPGGHLFLSTISRTPLAYALTIFMAEDVLRQVSQGTHTYSKYIKPSELVQFFRDYPQQDKSNPLSGSSSSRPWISTPSGSNYLPRMEAELRGLIYNPFQARWHLAPKDAWGALECNYIFWVRKPMES; from the exons ATGACCTCCATCCTTAGGAGAACACGAAATGCATCAAAATGGACATCGTCTCTACGTTTCAATCATCATTCACAGGGAGTTCGCACCATCCATTCTGCTAGCGCCTCCACCACCGGGACTAATTCAGTCAACACTGATGAAATTGCTCACTTTTCAAAACTTTCCTCAGAATGGTGGGACGAGAAAGGAGAATTCAATTTTCTGCACAAGATGAACCCCGTACGAATTCAATTCATCCGCGAAAAGATGCTTGAGGTGGCTCAGGCAGAAAATCCGGACCTGGATAGTGGTGACATGTTAACCGGGTTGGATGTATTGGACGTTGGCTGTGGTGGAGGATTGCTCTCGGAG AGTCTGGCGCGGTTGGGAGCCAAAACTACAGGTATAGACGCGTCCGAGTCTAACATTGCAATCGCGTCTTTGCATGCTGCCGCAGACCCCAAGCTATCTCCTGAAGGAACAACGCCAAATCTTTCCTACCTCCACACTTCTGCCGAGAACTTGCTTCCCAATCCCAAACGATATGATGTCGTATGCTCCATGGAAGTCCTAGAACATGTCGATAATCCAGCCACTTTTCTTGCTACTTGTGCTGAGCTTTTGAAG CCTGGAGGTCATCTCTTTTTGTCCACAATATCAAGGACGCCTCTTGCCTATGCACTTACCATCTTCATGGCGGAGGATGTTCTACGACAAGTTTCCCAGGGGACGCACACCTACTCGAAATATATCAAACCCTCCGAACTCGTCCAGTTTTTCCGCGACTACCCTCAGCAAGACAAATCTAACCCACTATCAggttcatcatcatcgaggCCATGGATATCCACGCCTTCTGGTAGCAATTATTTGCCTCGAATGGAGGCAGAACTACGTGGCTTGATATACAATCCTTTTCAAGCTCGCTGGCACCTTGCGCCAAAAGATGCTTGGGGTGCTTTGGAATGCAATTACATATTTTGGGTACGCAAACCCATGGAATCATAG
- a CDS encoding RNA cytidine acetyltransferase, producing the protein MRKQLDPRIPILINNNVKKNHRSFIVLVGDKGRDQIVNLHFLLSQARVSARPSVLWCYKKELGFTSHRKKREAKIKRDVKRGIREANEQDPFEIFVTVTDIRYTYYKESHKILGNTYGMCVLQDFEAITPNLLARTIETVEGGGLVVLLLKTMTSLRQLYTMTMDVHSRYRTSSHDSVVARFNERFILSLGSCPDCLVLDDELNVLPISRGKDIKPIEDTPGKNKESDSAETQLVELRESLADVKPAGELAKLAKTIDQAQAILTFIDAIAEKTLSSTVTLTAARGRGKSAALGLAIAAALAHGYANIFVTSPSPENLKTLFEFVFKGLDALGYEEHLDYDIAVAQNLGENKEESSKSVVRVNVFRDHRQTIQYIQPQDAHVLGQAELVIIDEAAAIPLPLVRNLIGPYLVFMASTINGYEGTGRSLSLKLIQQLRESTRPSLTKDAGHNDKEESATASSSKKPTIKAAPKSRTLREIKLETPIRYSAGDQIEKWLNGLLCLDATILPRSSAQGCPHPSQCELFYVSRDTLFSYHPASELFLQRMMALYVASHYKNQPNDLQLLSDAPAHHLFVLLPPIKDDETHLPEPLVVLQVALEGQISKEAIMEGLGRGMRAGGDMIPWLISQQFQENAFAKLSGARVVRVACHPDYANMGYGSRALKALNSFYSGEYFNLDESAKPETHYPDPSAVEPGVDLLTENPTVRAPSAMPPLLQRLTERKPENLDYLGVSYGLTPQLLRFWKRAGYVPLYVRQTASELTGEHTCVMVRGLNSSVESEMAWLHEFAKDFRRRFLTLLSYKFREFGSVTSLSILEAANAGIKDDANDTVLTPQELAIRFTPFDLKRLESYANNMLDYHVILDLMPSIADLYFQKRLGAPATADEAQTTEGPVRLTAVQSSILLAIGLQRKTIEDLEVELQLPAAQTLALFAKMIRKISKRLIDIRKAAISAELPQAKVTPLGDSTRLEDMEGVATTMLDELDEAGNEVTTALKERQREMINALDLKKYAINDSGADWSLAEAQIANPGKSTTVSVKSTVTVGQKRKAEEGAPASNAGGPKEKKNRRSMKKSKQ; encoded by the exons ATGCGCAAACAACTCGACCCTCGAATTCCTATCCTCATCAACAATAATGTTAAGAAGAACCATAGATCTTTCATTGTCCTTGTTGGTGACAAAGGACGAGACCAG ATCGTAAATCTTCACTTCCTGCTTTCACAAGCGCGTGTTTCTGCTCGACCATCCGTATTATGGTGCTATAAGAAAGAACTTGGGTTCACCAGTCACCGCAAAAAGAGAGAAGCTAAAATCAAGCGCGATGTGAAAAGAGGTATCCGTGAGGCGAATGAACAGGATCCTTTCGAGATTTTTGTTACCGTTACCGACATTCGTTATAC GTACTACAAAGAATCGCACAAAATTCTCGGAAATACATACGGCATGTGTGTCCTTCAAGACTTTGAGGCTATCACGCCCAACCTGCTCGCCCGAACAATTGAAACGGTGGAAGGTGGTGGTTTGGTTGTTTTGCTGCTCAAGACCATGACTTCGTTGAGACAGTTGTATACAATGACCATG GACGTGCATTCGCGGTACAGAACTTCATCACACGATTCCGTGGTAGCCAGATTCAACGAACGCTTTATCCTTTCTCTTGGATCATGTCCTGATTGTCTGGTACTGGACGACGAACTCAACGTCCTCCCCATATCTCGCGGAAAGGACATTAAACCCATCGAGGACACTCCtggaaagaacaaagaaTCGGATTCCGCGGAAACCCAACTTGTGGAGCTGAGGGAATCGCTTGCCGATGTCAAACCTGCTGGGGAGCTCGCCAAGCTCGCAAAAACTATTGATCAGGCACAGGCCATTCTCACATTCATCGACGCTATTGCTGAAAAGACCCTCTCGTCCACTGTTACTCTCACCGCTGCTCGCGGTCGTGGTAAAAGTGCGGCCCTCGGCCTGGCCATTGCGGCCGCTTTGGCTCATGGATATGCCAACATCTTTGTCACAAGTCCTAGCCCTGAGAATCTGAAGACACTCTTTGAGTTTGTATTTAAGGGTTTGGATGCGCTTGGCTATGAAGAACATCTCGACTATGACATCGCAGTTGCACAAAATCTGGGCGAAAACAAGGAGGAGTCGAGCAAATCAGTAGTAAGAGTGAATGTATTCAGGGATCACAGACAAACAATTCAA TATATCCAACCCCAAGATGCTCATGTTCTAGGACAAGCGGAACTGGTGATCATCgacgaagctgctgccatTCCTCTACCCTTAGTCCGCAATCTCATCGGCCCTTACCTGGTATTTATGGCTTCCACGATCAATGGTTACGAGGGTACTGGAAGATCACTTTCTCTAAAACTTATTCAACAACTCCGCGAGAGCACCAGACCTTCCCTGACCAAAGACGCTGGCCATAACGACAAAGAAGAGTCAGCGACTGCTTCTTCGAGCAAGAAACCTACTATCAAGGCAGCTCCTAAATCACGCACACTCCGCGAGATCAAACTGGAGACTCCCATACGTTACTCTGCGGGTGATCAAATTGAAAAGTGGTTAAATGGTTTGCTGTGTCTCGACGCAACAATCCTTCCACGCTCCAGTGCCCAAGGGTGTCCCCATCCATCACAATGCGAGCTATTCTACGTGAGCCGCGACACATTGTTCAGCTACCATCCTGCATCTGAGCTGTTTTTGCAACGAATGATGGCCCTCTATGTAGCTTCGCATTACAAGAATCAGCCAAATGACCTACAACTCCTGTCTGACGCCCCAGCCCATCATTTGTTCGTTCTTTTGCCCCCCATTAAGGATGATGAAACACATTTACCAGAACCCCTTGTTGTGCTACAAGTCGCCCTGGAAGGCCAAATTAGCAAAGAGGCCATCATGGAAGGACTCGGAAGAGGCATGAGAGCAGGCGGTGACATGATTCCTTGGTTGATCTCCCAGCAGTTCCAAGAGAATGCCTTTGCAAAATTGAGTGGAGCCAGAGTGGTCAGAGTCGCTTGTCATCCAGACTATGCTAAT ATGGGTTATGGATCAAGGGCCCTCAAAGCCTTGAATTCCTTTTATAGTGGCGAATATTTCAACCTGGACGAATCAGCCAAGCCAGAGACCCATTACCCAGACCCTTCAGCAGTTGAACCT GGTGTCGATCTTCTTACAGAAAATCCTACTGTCCGTGCCCCATCAGCGATgcctcccctcctccaacgTCTTACTGAGCGTAAACCCGAAAATCTTGATTATCTCGGCGTGTCGTATGGCTTGACGCCTCAATTGCTCAG ATTCTGGAAACGCGCTGGCTATGTGCCTTTATATGTGCGTCAGACGGCCAGCGAGTTGACTGGTGAACACACTTGCGTCATGGTCCGAGGACTAAATAGCTCGGTTGAAAGTGAAATGGCCTGGCTACACGAGTTTGCGAAAG ATTTCAGAAGGCGTTTCCTGACATTACTTTCATACAAATTCCGTGAATTTGGAAGCGTGACTTCATTAAGCATTTTGGAGGCTGCGAACGCTGGAATCAAAGACGATGCCAACGATACTG TTTTAACACCTCAGGAGCTTGCTATTCGGTTTACACCTTTCGATCTCAAGCGTCTTGAGTCATATGCTAACAATATGCTCGATTACCATGTTATTCTTGACCTTATGCCATCCATCGCCGATCTGTACTTCCAAAAGCGATTAGGTGCCCCTGCCACTGCTGACGAGGCTCAAACTACGGAAGGACCTGTGAGATTAACCGCCGTCCAGAGCAGTATCTTGCTTGCTATTGGTCTACAAAGAAAGACTATAGAAGATCTTGAG GTTGAGCTTCAACTCCCTGCCGCCCAAACATTGGCACTCTTCGCAAAAATGATCCGCAAGATTAGCAAACGTCTCATTGATATCCGTAAAGCTGCCATCAGCGCAGAGCTCCCTCAGGCGAAAGTAACTCCGCTTGGTGATTCAACTCGTCTTGAAGATATGGAAGGCGTTGCGACGACGATGCTAGACGAGTTAGACGAAGCTGGTAATGAGGTGACCACTGCgttgaaagagagacagagagagaTGATTAACGCTCTAGACCTTAAGAA GTATGCTATTAATGATAGCGGAGCTGATTGGAGTCTCGCCGAGGCACAGATCGCGAACCCCGGGAAGTCGACAACTGTGAGCGTCAAGTCTACTGTGACTGTCGGCCAAAAGAGAAAAGCTGAAGAGGGAGCACCTGCTTCGAATGCTGGAGGAccgaaggagaagaagaacaggCGAAGCATGAAGAAGTCAAAGCAATAA